Proteins encoded within one genomic window of Carassius auratus strain Wakin unplaced genomic scaffold, ASM336829v1 scaf_tig00217213, whole genome shotgun sequence:
- the LOC113100266 gene encoding ras-related protein Rab-33B-like, with product MFVSSLEGQMDSSLESSTSSTGNPVRCRCRTCKIIVIGDAGVGKTCLTHRFCTGQFPSRTEATIGVDFREKLIDLEGEKIKVQLWDTAGQERFRKSMVQHYYRNVHGIVLVFDVTNPTSFCNIPMWMDECRQHSLGLDVPRALVCNKTDLVTSSTASVLIDQAQHLAEVHGMSFYITSAKGHKGDSVDSIFVTLAQRLKSQRRESVNELVLQCRSESFNIPGKVITAQESKKKWTCVC from the exons ATGTTTGTTTCGTCACTGGAAGGGCAGATGGATTCGTCTTTAGAGAGCTCCACTTCATCGACCGGTAACCCGGTGCGCTGTCGGTGTCGGACCTGTAAGATCATTGTGATTGGAGATGCTGGTGTCGGGAAGACTTGCCTGACGCACCGCTTCTGCACCGGACAGTTTCCCAGCAGAACGGAGGCTACAATCGGGGTGGATTTCCGTGAGAAACTTATTGATTTAGAAGGCGAGAAAATTAAA GTACAGCTGTGGGACACGGCTGGCCAGGAGCGTTTTCGTAAAAGCATGGTGCAGCACTACTATCGCAATGTGCATGGAATTGTCTTAGTCTTCGATGTCACTAACCCCACTAGTTTCTGCAATATTCCCATGTGGATGGATGAATGCCGCCAGCACTCTCTTGGACTGGATGTACCCCGTGCTCTCGTTTGCAACAAGACCGATCTGGTCACTTCGTCTACTGCTTCTGTGTTAATCGATCAGGCTCAACATTTGGCCGAAGTCCACGGCATGTCTTTTTATATTACTTCAGCCAAAGGTCACAAAGGGGACTCGGTGGACAGCATCTTTGTGACGTTGGCACAGAGGTTAAAGAGCCAGAGACGGGAGAGTGTGAATGAATTGGTGTTACAGTGCAGATCTGAGAGCTTCAATATCCCAGGAAAAGTCATAACAGCACAGGAGAGCAAGAAGAAATGGACCTGTGTCTGCTGA
- the LOC113100265 gene encoding N-alpha-acetyltransferase 15, NatA auxiliary subunit: protein MPTVTLPPKENALFKRILRCYEHKQYRNGLKFCKQILSNPKFSEHGETLAMKGLTLNCLGKKEEAYELVRRGLRNDLKSHVCWHVYGLLQRSDKKYDEAIKCYRNALKWDKDNLQILRDLSLLQIQMRDLEGYRETRYQLLQLRPAQRASWIGYAIAYHLLEDYEMAAKIIEEFRKTQQTSPDKVDYEYSELLLYQNQVLREAGLFREALEHLTTYEKQICDKLAVEETKGELLLNLERFEEAADVYRRLQERNPENWSYYHGLEKAFKPANAEEKLKIYEEAWEKYPKGLVPRRLPLSFLSGDKFRECLDGYLRMNFSKGCPPVFTTLRSLYQDKEKVSIIEELVVGFDTSLRSCRMFSPNDDGKEEPPTTLLWVQYFLAQHYDQIGQHTKALEYINAAIESTPTLIELFLIKAKIYKHAGNIREAARWMDEAQALDTADRFINSKCAKYLLKAGLIKEAEEMCAKFTREGASAVENLNEMQCMWFQTECALAYKSMMKYGEALKKCHEIERHFVEITDDQFDFHTYCMRKMTLRSYVDLLKLEDVLRMHPFYFKASQTAILIYLNLHDNPLTDDSKELQADTGNLTDKELKKLRNKQRRAQKKAQLEEEKKNAEKEKQLKNQKKKKEDDDEEIGGPKEELIPEKLARVENPLDEAVKFLTPLKNLVKNKIDTHLLAFEIYFRKEKFLLMLQSVKRAYAIDPDHPWLHQCLVRFFKGVSESKDLAESVSMVLKQEISRLFGESNAKSFNQAFLTKHFNSIPHRVAAAKMMFYLDPSTQKKAVDLAVALDESLNNRNIQICTEVLESLRDGSLGEAKETAELYRAECHKICPYTLAFMPPGYEENMKIAVNGDVSTETEELANDM, encoded by the exons ATGCCGACAGTAACACTGCCTCCCAAAGAAAACGCTCTGTTCAAGAGGATTCTG AGATGCTATGAACACAAGCAGTACAGAAATGGACTGAAATTCTGCAAACAGATTCTCTCCAATCCCAAGTTCTCCGAACATGGAG AGACACTGGCGATGAAAGGCCTGACCCTTAACTGCCTGGGGAAGAAAGAAGAAGCCTATGAACTTGTCCGCAGAGGTCTCAGAAATGACCTGAAGAGCCACGTCT GCTGGCACGTGTATGGTTTACTCCAGAGGTCTGACAAGAAGTATGACGAGGCTATTAAGTGCTACAGAAATGCACTGAAATGGGACAAAGACAACTTGCAGATCCTTCGAGATCTCTCCCTCCTGCAGATCCAGATGAGAGACCTGGAGGGTTACAGG GAGACCCGATATCAGCTGCTGCAGTTGCGGCCAGCGCAGCGAGCGTCATGGATTGGCTACGCCATTGCATATCACCTCTTAGAGGACTATGAGATGGCTGCCAAAATCATTGAGGAGTTTAGAAAAACACAACAG ACGTCCCCTGACAAGGTGGATTATGAGTACAGTGAGCTGCTGTTGTATCAGAATCAGGTCTTGAGGGAGGCGGGACTCTTCAGAGAAGCTCTGGAGCATCTCACCACCTACGAGAAACAGATCTGTGATAAACTGGCAGTGGAAGAAACCAAAG GGGAGCTGCTGTTGAATCTGGAACGGTTTGAGGAGGCAGCAGATGTGTACAGAAGACTACAggagagaaatcctgaaaatTGGTCTTATTACCATGGCCTGGAAAAAGCCTTCAAGCCTG CAAATGCAGAAGAGAAGCTGAAGATCTATGAGGAGGCCTGGGAGAAATACCCTAAAGGCCTCGTACCTCGCAGATTACCTCTCAGCTTCCTGTCTG GAGATAAGTTTCGGGAGTGTCTGGATGGATATTTACGAATGAACTTCAGTAAGGGCTGTCCTCCTGTCTTCACCACACTCCGATCTCTCTATCAGGACAAAGAGAAG GTCTCAATAATTGAAGAATTAGTTGTTGGTTTTGATACGTCATTACGGAGCTGTCGAATGTTCAGCCCAAAtg ATGATGGCAAGGAGGAGCCGCCCACTACGTTACTCTGGGTGCAGTATTTCCTGGCTCAGCACTATGATCAAATCGGCCAGCACACCAAGGCTCTCGAATACATCAACGCTGCCATTGAGAGCACACCTACTCTGATTGAGCTCTTTCTCATTAAAGCCAAGATATACAAG CATGCTGGGAATATCCGGGAAGCAGCTCGTTGGATGGATGAAGCTCAGGCACTGGACACGGCAGATCGTTTTATTAACTCCAAATGCGCCAAGTACCTGCTTAAAGCAGGTCTGATTAAGGAGGCTGAGGAAATGTGCGCCAAATTCACAAGG GAGGGAGCGTCTGCGGTAGAGAATCTGAATGAGATGCAGTGCATGTGGTTCCAAACTGAATGTGCTCTGGCCTATAAATCCATGATGAAATATGGAGAAGCACTCAAAAAATGCCATGAGATTGAAAGG CACTTTGTAGAGATAACAGATGACCAGTTTGACTTCCATACGTATTGCATGCGGAAAATGACGCTGCGTTCCTATGTGGACCTGCTTAAACTGGAGGACGTGTTACGGATGCACCCATTCTACTTCAAAGCCTCACAAACCGCCATCCTAATCTACCTCAACCTGCATGACAACCCGCTGACAGATGACAGCAAGGAACTGCAGGCCGATACTG GGAACCTGACTGACAAAGAACTGAAAAAGTTAAGGAATAAGCAACGGAGAGCACAGAAGAAAGCGCAGctagaggaagaaaaaaagaacgcagagaaagaaaaacagttaaAGAACCAGAAAAAGAAgaaggaggatgatgatgaagagatTGGTGGACCTAAAGAGGAACTTATACCTGAGAAACTCGCCAGG gTTGAGAACCCATTAGATGAAGCTGTAAAGTTTTTGACACCCTTGAAAAACTTGGTAAAGAATAAGATAGACACACACCTTCTGGCCTTTGAGATCTACTTTAGGAAAG AAAAGTTCCTATTAATGCTACAGTCAGTGAAGAGGGCCTATGCAATCGACCCGGACCACCCTTGGCTTCACCAGTGTTTAGTGCGCTTCTTTAAAGGAG TGTCCGAAAGTAAAGACCTAGCGGAATCGGTCAGCATGGTTCTCAAGCAGGAAATCTCCAGGCTGTTTGGGGAAAGTAATGCGAAGAGCTTCAACCAGGCCTTCCTCACCAAGCACTTCAATTCCATCCCTCATCGAGTAGCAG CTGCCAAAATGATGTTCTACTTGGACCCTTCAACACAGAAGAAAGCGGTGGACCTGGCTGTAgcacttgatgaatcactgaacaaCAGAAACATTCAG ATCTGTACAGAGGTTTTGGAAAGCCTGCGTGATGGCAGCCTTGGAGAGGCTAAGGAAACTGCTGAGTTATACCGAGCAGAGTGTCATAAGATCTGCCCCTATACGCTGGCCTTCATGCCTCCAGGCTATGAGGAAAACATGAAGATTGCGGTCAATGGAGACGTCTCCACAGAAACTGAGGAGCTGGCCAATGATATGTGA
- the LOC113100268 gene encoding GTPase IMAP family member 7-like, protein MSQDICIVLVGKTGVGKSASGNTILGERIFVSEARAALVTKQSSFESRMINRKQICVVDTPGLYDTSLSSEEVLNEIANGIRLAAPGPHVFLLVIAIGRFTKEDRNIVGLIHTTFGREVLRHMMVLFTRADDLEDRTVEDYIKEAPELRLVIDSCKGKYHIFNNRDTSDRTQVDELMRKIEAMIKQNHNSYYSHHMFTKSDELNRARRSKKEKDADLKSEVKSQKSEKALAQKKRTKRNKIAAFREGMNKSSCSIL, encoded by the exons ATGA GtcaggacatatgcatagttttgGTCGGCAAAACGGGAGTTGGAAAGAGTGCTTCAGGAAATACCATTCTTGGAGAAAGGATATTTGTGTCAGAAGCAAGAGCTGCATTAGTCACTAAACAGAGTTCATTTGAATCTCGGATGATAAACAGAAAGCAGATTTGTGTTGTGGACACTCCTGGTCTATATGACACAAGTCTGTCCAGTGAAGAAGTCTTGAATGAGATTGCGAATGGCATCAGACTTGCAGCTCCAGGTCCGCATGTCTTTCTTCTTGTAATTGCCATTGGGCGCTTCACTAAAGAAGACAGAAACATCGTTGGATTGATTCACACAACCTTTGGCCGAGAAGTGCTCAGACACATGATGGTTTTGTTCACCAGGGCAGATGATCTTGAAGACAGGACAGTTGAAGATTACATCAAGGAAGCACCAGAGCTAAGATTAGTGATAGATTCATGCAAAGGGAAATACCATATATTCAACAATAGAGATACGTCTGACCGTACCCAAGTTGATGAGCTCATGAGGAAGATTGAAGCCATGATAAAGCAGAATCATAACAGCTACTACAGCCACCACATGTTTACAAAGTCAGATGAACTCAACAGAGCTAGGAGATCCAAAAAGGAAAAGGATGCTGACCTGAAGTCAGAAGTCAAAAGTCAGAAGTCAGAAAAAGCTTTAGCGCAGAAGAAACggacaaaaagaaataaaatagcaGCATTTCGTGAAGGAATGAATAAGTCATCTTGCAGCATACTATAG